The genome window AGATGACCCACAACGCCATATACTATACTgggcatccagtaaatcatgtgttcGAAGCAGCTTtgatagtcagccaaaaatgaaacctactgttatcggctttgagcaCGTAAGCGAATAGCCATGAACTCTGCATTTACGAGGcagatttcgaaatataagctttAACGTTTATGCCCACAGAATTGaccgcagagtcggaaaaggataccttctacgaggcagtgaaGCGAACCCCCGAAGTGTAACCCAGGTgtaatatgaaaatcatacttagagagTTTGGCAGTCACTTAGGGAtgaagcctgtattcaggcgttaCGTTGGCCCCATGACTTGTATAAATTAACCACCAGATTGCGGATTATTAAACCAGCAGTGCCACTAGAAATTGCCGTtgaaagtacttggtttgcgcggatagAGATCCACAAATAAATATGAGTCTCGCCAGATGGACTTGGGtactttcaacgaaattgaccacgtgttaattggcatggtgcttcagGTTCGAATAACAACTCCATCCCGAATCgcctgacaaccaggtgagagtgaaagttgaagccatccataacaaagGCCTCCTTAATACCTTCAGGAGGGAAATGGGTGTCGCAAGAAACGCTGCTACTAGATGTCCtgaacagaaaaaggaagcctacgAGAACGATTAGATCTgggaactcgagaagtacatgCAGTAACCGCACAAGCCAcaaaagttttaccaagaaaTCAGTAGGATCAAGCCATATACTACGTGTCGAGACAAAaggagaaatctgatttgcggcCATATgggcatgtgtgtgtgtgtgtggcctgtgtgctcagaagctgtagcttctcccccaccatacacacacacacacaaccgatcagattttctctctgcgacaagcgatgaaaaaactttgAATGTGACTTTAAAGCCAACCATCATAGCGTAGCGTAAATTGATAAAAATGACAAGGTTAACTCTGcccaatgtgtccggatagctgagtggttagagcgcaaggctgtcgtacggaaggtcgcggtttaaatctcactagtggtagtggggtttgtatcgtgatttgacgtcggatacctgtGAATAACTACctgcgtcaaatcagggttataatcccgggcgagcgcaatgctgaccacattgcctcctacagtgtactgtagtgtaccgttacagtcttgaatgaagtgctctaacacacttcaagctcctgatctaatatggattgctgcgccaacgattattattattaatgtacgagggccagataaaagcagcaagatcactttcgagacctttCACCATCTATAATGACCTAAGACAAGGGAGGGATACTTTATCACGCATccctttaacctagccctgttAAAACTGATCCGCAACGCTGATGCACACACCAGAAGCAGCATTTTCTACAAGTCAATTACTGTTACAGCAGCGCAGCGCTTCAATTACTAAGCCATCTGGGGCTGTAAATTAATGCAAGACAAGaggaaatacatggtggcactAAAAACGAAGACACCAGAaacatcaaacagcactggtCAACTGAAAACACAAAAATAGTAGAGTGTAACTTTAAAgcggtccaaaatcacaacccatcacaactatgacgatgaaatccgcgcacggttgttgactgccaacagagcctatttcagcttacaaaaactgttccgcccggAACGGCTTACATAGggacaaagctcctactgtacaaatCAATGGTCTTGTCAGtacccatcctcagaaacttgggttcttagaaaaattgcaaattcttagccgcgttcgacaaaagaatcctccgaagaatttttgaccctctTCAAGAAGATAGAGGActtcgtagcctatataacggtgAAATTTGTGAGCCATACCAAGACCGTTGGTTGTAGgcaaaatccggctgaataggctacgttgggcgggtcacctaatcgggCTGAACTTATTCTGCCCCGAAAGTGTATAGTAGAGAAAGAATACGTGGCATACCCTCCCTCAGATGAATCAATGGCATAGGCCAAACAACTGTTACGGATATAGAATTGGTAAACCTTAGTGCAACCCCGGGaggtctggagtttcttactaaaacAGAGCTGTAGACCGCACGCCGGTTGCTACGTCATTGATAATGATCACAACGTTAATCAAGGAACTTTCAAATTAGCTCTTACTTCGATAAAGTTTTTTGCTCTTCCTAGAAGTGCTTTGATACCCCAAAGGAGAAGTACCTTACTACTTACGTCACTAAACAACCTACAATGATGGCAGAACCACATCATCTACTTATATATACGATCCGTAAAAATGTGAGAAGCACGAAGAACTAAGGTTCTCAACACATTAGCCTGAAGTTCCTAGGATAGGGATAAGAAACTTGATAACTTGCAAAGCGATCAGCAAATCTATAGCTTCCATCTGGATTCTTAACTTAATACTCAATGTGCTAACATTCAGACCCGTTAAGAGCCCGCCTAGAACAAACATCGCAATATGAGAGATTCTGGAAGGGATGTCGAGGGCTGGAGCTAAGAGAGAGCCTCTCATCAAGTCAGCTTACCATTGCTGAGCTACAGCACGAAAAGGTGCTAAAATAGAGTATAAAACCCATACTCAATCCATTTCTGGCGGAGTAACAACTTGCCAAATCGTCATATGAAAAAAACACCTCCGATTAACGAGAGCTACTCTCGTCCACTTTCGACCAATATGTATACGTACCTGTCCCATGGCTTGTTTTCTTGTTCCTTGTTCTCTATGAAAAGGAAATTGGAACAGACTTAGAAAATAAACTGAATGCAAATATACAGACATGAATTCGAAGCGTTGCTACAATAACGACGACAATAGAACAGACGTGGATCTTCGTTGCGCAATTCGACGGCTCATTTACCTCCTTTCTCTCACCGATTCACCTGATTAGCGGGCTAGTGATGCATATTATCAACTACTGGAATATCTAATTTATCGGCCAAGCAGATTCGACCCCGATATGGTTACCACTGGGCTGGCCCTTGTAAATATTTTACAACGACTTCTGGAGTAACAAAGTGCCTAAGACCCTGCcaatcttcagcatctcttttgATGCCTATCCTCAACCTAAACTTATCGACAATTTTCCTAACATTTCAATACTGACTCTAACGCCATAAGAGATGTAAGATTCAAAAATGAAACCACATAATAATAGAAACAGAAAGGTGTCAAAACTTTGCCAAAAAAGCAATCGAAAGTTGAGCACAGGCAATATGAAATTTGAGTTCCGATGAATGCAGAATGTAGCGtccaaaatgaatgaaaaactcCACAAAATGTTATGAAAATGAAACAGCATTTACACATCATTAGCAAATCGGAACGCGATGAAGATCATAGCCTCTGAGCAATCATAAAAAGCGAAAGCGACAAGCATTGCAAACGAACAGGACGGCCATTAACAAAGTCCTACAACACAATCAAGCAGAGTCAAAAAATTACACGAATGCTTGCCTGAGTCGATGGTTCTACCGTACTTTACGCTTCATTACTTTCTACCCACATACATTGAGTTTTCAAACAATAAAGATGTGCATTTGTTCATGAGATAGGCAATAAATTAAACTATAATTGTAAAATGCATGCCGTGAGGTTCTTCCAGGAGATAAAAGTGTGACTTTTCTAAATCTGTGTCTCTTTATGATGGTCTTCCTTATCATTATCACTAGAATTCGGTTTCGGGGATTCGGATCGGAATAAGGAGGGAaggtaatttttaaataaattcattCTCCCAGATTTCGATTTTGAATCGGGACGTGGTGACGGAGATCGTGATGTTCGTTGGCTGTCATTTGAAGGTAATTGTGCATTTATGTTCATCACAGTTTCGGGCAAATCAGACGGATCCAGAAGTTTGACCGATTCTTTGTCATTTGAACTTGTTGTGGGCTCAAGTGATGTTGAACCTTCATTATTAATGCCAGAATCATTAATCTGAGGAGGCTCCGGTGCTTTGCCTTTATGGTGGGTTGCTGGTCGTTTTACTTCGGATGCGGAACCTTTCCGGGATGCATTGAAATCTTCAAGAATCGATGGGAGGGAAGCCTCTCCTTCAACTGAATTTGAGCTGCTAGATCCTTTTCTTTCGGCCTCCGGAGGACTTAATTGTTCATGCAACTTCTCAGTGAGTACGGTCTCTAATAATGATTTCGGGTTCTGATCTGTTGAAGGGTCTACAGCCTGAGTATCAAGATATTCTTCATCACTTCCCGATAATGTATCTTTAAATTCATCTTCTAGCTGTTGTTGGATGGGAATATCGCCTTCTATCTTATCTTCCGCCTGCGTCTGACTAGTAAGTCTTTTTTCATTATCTTTCAACCATTTACAAAATAAATCGTATTTGCTAGTCATGCCTTCCGGAAGTGGAACATAGGAATTATCGATCTTCTGAGCCTTCGGTCCGTCAGGTGATCTAACAGCACCTTCTTCGACAGCTTTGCCTGCATGGGCTTTAGCCGAAATACTTTTAGTTATCTCATCCTTTACTTTCGGCAAAACAATGTCTGATCCTTCTAAAATCTCTTTAGGTATTTTTTTCTCATCTTCCAATATCGATTCATGCGCAAGATTAGTAACTGCACTATCAAGAATATCCGGCGCTCTATTATTGACTAAATTTTCAAGAACTAAATCTTGAAAGTATttttcattctcaaaaaaagttTCGTTTCTCCAATCTGAAATAATTTCCGACCTAGGCCTTTGTGGTTTTGTAGCTAACCTACTGAAAGGGGAATAATCAGGGTTTTGGGGATAATGAGGATAACGAGTGCTGGGACGACGAACCTCAGGCATTGCCTCATTTTCGTCACTTTCAAAATAAACATCGtcctttaaaaaataaagaagaaaataaataaataaataaaaattaataaaaatagataCGCACAGCTACGTTTCCACTTACTTCAGCCCTTTTAGCTTTAAATCGAGGTCGCGTTGCATTTGTCAGCGATGCAGTGCGGCTAAGGCCGGTTGAAACAGGCTCTGCACTTGAATACCCTGAGCTTATATCGTCTGAAGATCGCATGTAGCTGAAATCGGAACGTTTTCTTAATGAAATATCACTTCGAGGAGGCAACAGAAGATTTTAAGTATCGcaacatataaaaaaaattcatttctacTCACTTGAAATTAGGTTGGGGCGCTTTAGGACCAACGTCAACTTCCGAAAAGTACATATCAACATTTCGCCCGCCCGAGGAGGATCTCACTGTCTGACTTCTAGGCCGAAGAAGTCTTTGTGGTCGTCCAACTTCATCAATCTAGAAACGGAGGGAGTACattgatgtttattttcaattttgttgaaaggtcAACGATATTGTGCAGGGACCCAACTGGGCACTTCAACAATAAATGTTTACGTCAAAGCTTTCAGTGAAAACCTTATTTGAGGCTGTCCATACTTACGCACTTATAATTATCTGCAAATTGTTAGCCAAtaacaagccaaaaaaaaaccgacaactAAAGGATGATGAGCATTCTCGGTattgaaaaataacaaaaaaggcAACAAAATGCACCCTACGTCACCATGCGGACTAGAAACATCACTGGCCccctttttcaaacaattttttattaaaagaaaCAGCCGCAAACCTGCCGTCGTGGAACAAATTTGAACAATTCTCAGCACAGCAAATGTAGAGAGAAATTTGTATACCGACGGTAAGTGATTTTCCttgttttttagatttttcttttcattgcttTTACCAAAATAGTATCACATCGTTTAGCACTCCTTACATatctgaataaaatcaaaaGAATATAGCACCCAGGTAAGTTTCCAATCTCCtaagaatatatgtatattctgcTTTATAGAGTTTTAGACAATTCCCCCCGTCGCTTTTCGCTTGCTCTTAGGTCATCTAGTCTTATACTTTATGCAAATTCGATATATACGATTAAATACACTAAGGTTGTCCCTAACGCTCGTTTTATTCAATGCAGATGGGGAGAATGCGATGATTCATCAAGGGGAGAACCTTggtttaccttcagtccaactctacatgcctctctttctaaatggAAATcaatttggccaagatccatgacccagtgagaaagcaaacagatgtcatcagcgtaatcgcaGTGTTTTAGGAAGGATATCAATTCAATTCCTTcacgtcctccagacaaggcaacatgaagaaagtcaccgataacaagaagaaataatattgatgaCAAAATGGTGGACTGGGAGAATCggctttcgacctcaaattcttctgagatttttcctcggtgcagcacgtggcaTTGTGCACGTCATATATTgtcctgataatagctattagtttacCCCGAATCTCCCTCCTGCGTCACGTCCAATCCCTTgcgttcatcaatccgcttctaCGATTCCACAGTTAGCCGGATCTGGTAACGCCCCTTCGAGACGTGGCTGACGgcctgcgtagcacccgagaaaaacacatttttgagGGCAGTCCAATGCTCTTCAATATTCTCACGCGAGTTACTCAAGGTATTTGCCACCCGATTAGCAAGATCTCTCCCACCGCCGAGCGTTAGCAACTCTCCCACCCTACAATAAATGGGGAACACAACACTTAAGCGATCCTCTTGAGGCcaatgtcagcacctctcttgttatgcaaaTCCAAAAGACAATTCCTAAGTCTACTGCTAATCGCAAAGGGGTCAATCTAATTACTCTTATGGTGTTGGTAAGTTAAAACCCTAATAACTTAACTTCAGATtatccatcacgatcataatgtcacctttaggaagcctcttctgAACTGTATGTAATTGCTTATAGAAAGCATATTTCGTCACTATACCAGTCTCCGTCAGTTTATAGCAcagtacaattgtgatgctccttaaactggatcggaatcttgcagtcagaagccTGTCAGAAACCACCTCCCAGGTCAAGAGGCGACTTTGCGGTAGacctcagaaacaacccgaaatCGGATTCGCGCCTGCTACCACTCAactttccagagtataaaagcacCTTGCCCTAAGTGCCTTTTCCCAGAGTGCCCTAAATGCCTCTTCTCAGAGTCCCACTACCTTACTTCTCTtatgcccagaatgtccagcttacgtcggaattctcgctcaagtttgggaaagcgaacattctgggAACCCTCGACACCGTTGCCGAGGAGCGTGCCCATAGTCTAAAAAACAATCATAAGCCGTTTGCCATAGTCAAAGGTTGTAGCCATGAGGTCAATCCCTATCCGAGACTTTTTTGACGTTTCGATAGTAGTAAAGTTTCCTAATTTTGCAGATCGCTAATCAGATCTTTTGGGGGCAGATCTTTTGCGCCTTATTAGCGCCTTTCTGAACTTATGGGGGGTTCGCCCGCCAGAGTATGGGCCACATGATGCGATGAAAACTTATTTGAACCTAAGCATCTTTTCAACTGAGACGACACAATCGTGGCTATTCTGTTGTCCAGGTATTTGGACATCAAGAGCATAATCAAGTACTGGTCTCACAATGGTCCTAAACAATTTTACGGCTCTCTTAGGTTTTAATCCCGGTGAAAAACTTGTAGCAAACTTTACTACCCTCGAAGCCTGATTCTATTATTGATTTAATCTTTCAGAGATAAGGATTTCGTAATTGTCCTGCTCAGAAATGTTATCTCCGGTATCTGTTTTAGAGGGGATTGATGTACCAAAATTTTACACGGTTTGCCATTACTTCTCCTAAAAGCAATGACGCTAGACTTATCTCTTTTCACTGGGAGTTTCAGGGTGTTACATTTGGTCACAAAAAGTTCAACATGGCTTTGTAGTA of Hermetia illucens chromosome 4, iHerIll2.2.curated.20191125, whole genome shotgun sequence contains these proteins:
- the LOC119656236 gene encoding uncharacterized protein LOC119656236 isoform X1, coding for MISAIISRVIILLFGTLYPAYASYKAVRTKNVKEYVKWMMYWIVYAFFTCIETFTDIFLSWFPFYYEIKVLIVIWLLSPATKGSSTLYRKFVHPMLTRREPEIDEYINQAKEKGYTAVLQLGSKGVNYATNVIMQTALKGGGNLVQTIRRSYSLSDLSEPDDQRTQDEIDEVGRPQRLLRPRSQTVRSSSGGRNVDMYFSEVDVGPKAPQPNFNYMRSSDDISSGYSSAEPVSTGLSRTASLTNATRPRFKAKRAEVSGNVADDVYFESDENEAMPEVRRPSTRYPHYPQNPDYSPFSRLATKPQRPRSEIISDWRNETFFENEKYFQDLVLENLVNNRAPDILDSAVTNLAHESILEDEKKIPKEILEGSDIVLPKVKDEITKSISAKAHAGKAVEEGAVRSPDGPKAQKIDNSYVPLPEGMTSKYDLFCKWLKDNEKRLTSQTQAEDKIEGDIPIQQQLEDEFKDTLSGSDEEYLDTQAVDPSTDQNPKSLLETVLTEKLHEQLSPPEAERKGSSSSNSVEGEASLPSILEDFNASRKGSASEVKRPATHHKGKAPEPPQINDSGINNEGSTSLEPTTSSNDKESVKLLDPSDLPETVMNINAQLPSNDSQRTSRSPSPRPDSKSKSGRMNLFKNYLPSLFRSESPKPNSSDNDKEDHHKETQI
- the LOC119656236 gene encoding uncharacterized protein LOC119656236 isoform X2, whose product is MISAIISRVIILLFGTLYPAYASYKAVRTKNVKEYVKWMMYWIVYAFFTCIETFTDIFLSWFPFYYEIKVLIVIWLLSPATKGSSTLYRKFVHPMLTRREPEIDEYINQAKEKGYTAVLQLGSKGVNYATNVIMQTALKGGGNLVQTIRRSYSLSDLSEPDDQRTQDEIDEVGRPQRLLRPRSQTVRSSSGGRNVDMYFSEVDVGPKAPQPNFNYMRSSDDISSGYSSAEPVSTGLSRTASLTNATRPRFKAKRAEDDVYFESDENEAMPEVRRPSTRYPHYPQNPDYSPFSRLATKPQRPRSEIISDWRNETFFENEKYFQDLVLENLVNNRAPDILDSAVTNLAHESILEDEKKIPKEILEGSDIVLPKVKDEITKSISAKAHAGKAVEEGAVRSPDGPKAQKIDNSYVPLPEGMTSKYDLFCKWLKDNEKRLTSQTQAEDKIEGDIPIQQQLEDEFKDTLSGSDEEYLDTQAVDPSTDQNPKSLLETVLTEKLHEQLSPPEAERKGSSSSNSVEGEASLPSILEDFNASRKGSASEVKRPATHHKGKAPEPPQINDSGINNEGSTSLEPTTSSNDKESVKLLDPSDLPETVMNINAQLPSNDSQRTSRSPSPRPDSKSKSGRMNLFKNYLPSLFRSESPKPNSSDNDKEDHHKETQI